CTTGCGTCTTTCGAGTCCTTTTTCTAGATTTGGCTGCAAAAACCTGTTATATGACCTCTTTTTGTACTGTATCAATGACCTGGTGGAGTTCTAATGATTGTATGATGCTCTTTTTCTCTTGGTTGATCTACACTAGTGAGATCCATTCTCACTGTATAAGTGAACCAATGAACTCATTCTCTTACTGATGGAATTGATGATAAGCAAAAAAGATAGCATTCTTAAATTGGTTATTTGGTTGATCTCTGAAAGCAACAAATAGGACTATGGCCAAGTGAATTGGTGATCCTAGGGGCAGAGCAGATTTATAGAAGTATAAATGAAAATTTTTGTGCTTAGTTTTGATTTTTGGAAGTCTGCTAAATCAACAAGAATATGTTACTCtcattttcatggaaaatgaagCATATATTTTCTAGATTTATTGATCTCTTGAAGTGTTCTTTGATTTAATTTTCTTCTATTTACTTATAAGTAAGAGAAAAACACTAGTGGTAGTGCGGAAAGATGAAGGGGCTACGCGATATATTATCTTCTTTGGCAATGTTACTGAATAGTCGCTTTTGATGTGTCAATCATGACAGTGCTCCTGGATGCCCTTTAGGAGTTCCTAAAAGGTATTGTTGTCTCTGGATTACGGGAACCTTAGTATTGAAAGTCATCGAACCTGTGTCTGAACCGAGTTAGAATTTATTTGTGAGTACTCCTGGTTGTCTATAAGGATATTACAGCTGATGTGTAGAGATTTTGTATCTTCTTTGTACTCAGGTgggacaagagtgggttgctctagtggtgagcaccctccacttccaaccaagagtttgtgagttcgagtcaccccaagagcaaggtggagagttcttggagggagggctgccgagggtttatcggaaacagcctctctatcccagggtaggggtaaggtctgcgtacacactaccctccccaaaccccactagtgggattatactgggtggttgttgttgttgttgtctgtaCTCAGGTGGAATAAAATTGCCTATACTCCTGACTAagggtggcaaacgggcgggtcgaGTCGGATATGGGACGGATCGAAAGCGGTTaatgaaaaaacggataaattatccgaccaaacccatatttaatacggataaaaacgggttaaccgacggataatataggtatattatccatgacttcttgaatatgatcactctTGGGAGAATTCCTAATCTCCCAAACTTGAGAAACCCCCAATATGagtctttacaaatgtaaaagttaaacccattagttgTCCATTTTCcacatggataatatggttcttatccatattaacccgttttaaaaaaattcattatccaacccattttttagtggataatatgggtggttaactattttattttaaccattttgccaccactagtcCTGATCATATTTTCTTTTGGAATAGTTTTTATGTCAATCAGACCTATGTTGCTCGGACCCTCCGAAAATGTCGCAGGGTGCATGTCGCCTCCTCCAAAggtagtgtatttttggaggatccgacacgggtgcggcaacaTTTTGGAGAGTTCATTCAACATAGCATCAAACTACTATTTAGGTCTATATCTGTTCCTTTACCACTTTTACATAGCATCAAGTGCAAATAATGAATGCTTATAACTAATGTGTACACATTGAAGCAGGTCCTTAATTTGGTTTGCAGGTTTTACGGTGGAGTTCTGAAGTTTAAGGTCAGCTAATCATCTATTATCCATTTTGCAGATATAGAGCCATGAATGGTGGAAAATTTCCACCTACTAAGAAGGCAATGAAAGAAGTTGGTGGCTCGTATTACACTATCAAGAGGCTTGTACAAGAACTGCAGTACAATTCTAAAATGCCAGTTGAACATAAAGTCACTGTGGTTAAAGAAGCTTCCGCAGGAGAAGCTGCAACTAGGAAGGACAAATTACTGACCAAAGTTGAAGAGACTTTAAGCATTGCAACAGCTCTCAAACATGGAGAATGCGAAGATGGTCCGTTAAGAAATGGGATTTCATTGGAAAAAGAATTCACTCAGAACAGGAAGACCTCACCTGAACTCAAAGAAATCCTAAGTGATCGACAAGCAGTTGATGTAGGCATATCTCAAGAAGCTCAACCATTAACCATAGATGGCGATACTAATAGCAACTATGAGGCAGGGGCAAAGCCACAAACTCCAATTGCAGCAGAGAAGTCTTTCTTGCAGGAGATGTCAAGAATTTCTGGAAGTGTAAGTATGCAATAGAACTCAGTGCTCTTTGAGTTCATCTGATATTGAAATTTGATCACATTTTTGTCCCTGTTAAGAgttcttgaatttgaatttataGTAATTGTAAGACGTACAATGACTTCATCATTATCCACCACTATGGTGATTTTTCAAATAGGCTTTGAATCCTCTTCTGAGGGCTCCACAAAATCAGGTTTTAAAGGAAAAAAGACATGGCAAGCTATCTTACTATCTATTTCCTTTCAAAGTTCATGAATCTGAATTTTTACATTTTCCCATGTTTCCTCTTGTATCTTGCATGTGGTAAAATAAATAAGTTTCTAATGCAGGATAATAAAGATGCTGCTGCACAAGTTCTTGAACCAGAGCTAGAAACCTTTTCACATTCTGAGGAACCTGAGACTAACATAAAACAGAAAGTCTCCACTATGGAAACTTTCAAATTTGATGGCCTGAAGCTGACGGATGAGAAAAAACGTTCACCTGAATTGGAAGAGCCTACAAGGTAACCTGGTTATCTGTGTCTGTCAATATTTGTTGACGGATGCTATGTCTTGTCCTATCCTCACCACCCCCACCCCACAAACCCCTCCACACAAAAAAACAGAAACCTCTTAATATAGCAATGATTAATTACTATTATAATAATACTAGTAATAATTGGACTATGACTTGCACAAATTGGACTTGTCATCTTTCCTTTCGAAGTATCATTTTAATGTGTGATAGACTTACAGTATTACACTTTGGAGTAGTTCAAAGGTGCAGAATCAGTCAAGCAAATAATGAAAAGTTGATTATTTCAAGCATCAAAATGTGGGTTGAAATTGATTAACTGGTTGATGCAGTTAAACTCGGAATTGATTATTCTTAGCTTAGGGCATCTTAAATCAGCTCATAATTATGCTTATATGCTTGCATTTGACAGATCAGCAGAGAAGGCCAATCAGAGGTGTCCAATCCTGCTTTAGTTTATTGGTTTTTCATATAGAATCATTTATATATGATGAGTCTATGTTTACACCTTATCTGACATGAACTAGCTTCATATAGGGAATTATCCAATGAGCACAAGGCTGATACACAAGCTGAAAGCAATTCATCTATGTGGAGGAATCTGAAGTCTCTTGCAGCTGGAATCCTCAACATGTGGAGGAAACAGTAAATTAGTGCCTAGGTGATCTCTACCTTTTGAATTCATCCATTTAGATATCATACTGTTTTTATCGTCCGTTGTTGTAGCTACGAGTTCCCTTATCACTTCCTCTAAATGTAGACGTTTGTGGTTCTGCAGAGTTAGCTTCCAGAACAAGATGTAGATGGACAGAATTTACGCCGACTTGAGAAATCTTACTGTGTGTTATGCAGCCAAGTCTATACGATGTAACCATTTAATTCTTAGTAAATGATCAATGGTGAGAGAATCTGAAGATGGGTTGTAGTCTTGAAATAGGTGTTTTCCCTTTTCAAGATAGGAGCCTCTAGGAAGGACAGAATTGTTGTAGTAGGTGAACGCAATGGAAATGTTATATGGGTGATGGTGTAAAACTATCCTCACTGAGGAGATGCATGTTCATGTAAATactaatagcttgtttggccaagctttttcaAGACCAaaagtgcttaaagaaaaaggcgcatttttttgaaggttttttttttcttcatggccaagcttttagaagaaaaataagtgcttttgagtagaaacagaagcaattttggagaagcagaaaaacgTAACTTCTTTCCGGAAGCactttttgaaaaatactttttgaaaaaaatacacttagaaatattttttaaaagcttggtcaaacactaattgttgctcagaaatacttttcaaattaataagtcaaacacaaattatttttcaccaaaagtatttttgagaaaagcaactttgagaaaaaacacttttcaaaataagttgaattttagaagcttggccaaacacactAAAAACAAGGTTTTTATTTATCCTTTTGTTGGCCCTTGGTAACACGTATTGGCTGGGAAGTTGAATTGTTTAATTTTGTCAAGTGTAAAATAACCCAAGATGAGGATAAAATATGCAGATAAATAGTTCATTGCTAGTGTACATTTCATTCTGCGGTTCTGCCTCAAATGTCAATTGCAAGATCAAatctgttattgttgagactAATGAAAATGCTAATGCAAGAAACACCCTAGCACACTAAAAATAGTTAGCCTGTATATGAGTTTTTGcaattcttttttcatttctttttttgcaAAATCCATTCTCAACGGAAGTTTTTCAGTCTTGGTAAAAATTGAATAAATTGTTTTTTGCCGTTTAGCTGGAAAATAACTTTtgcaaacaaaaaggaaaaatcaatGTTAAGCAATATTCAAGGTTAACCATTATTCGCTATTAAGTATTTTTTGCCATTAAAAATTATTCGGCATCTTAAGTATTATTCACTATTAAACATTATCCGCCATTAAGCACTATTTGGCATTTTAAAAGATATtgggaaaaatacaaaattgattGGTTGGCCGAAATTAGTTGTATTTTTCtttgcaaaaaataattttcaatgaattaccaaaagagaaaagaaaattagTCTTTATAAAAGTTGAGAAATTATTAGTATTGCCGTTTAGCTGAAAAATAACTTttgcaaaaagagaaaaaaataaaattaatacttTTTGAAAACTGCAATTTTTCCGCAAAAATTCATCttcaactttttctttttcttttttaaaaatgcAACCTAAAAAATTGTATGGGACAATAGTAGACATAAttagttttggataagtttgtgtCCAATTTAAAGTTGATGATCTTTGTGTGTATTTGAAGAAGTGAAATTTGCCAATGGTGCTATAAATATTCTTATGACAAAacttaaaaatgaaaaagaaaaaagaaaaactaaacaaatatatgagtgttataaaataaagaccgtaaagtaaagacaagtatagagagaaactaatatattattcaaacttcaaacttatgtacataatgaaatgaaatctcctctatttatagaagaaagcaaGCTGCTACtttaccagatatagataatcttctaccggggtaatgtttatccataacggagtaccgaaaggataagctcattataccagatatagataatcttctaccgggggtaatatttatccatagcGGGGTACCAAAAtaataagctcattgtaccagatatagataattttCTATCGGgtgtgatgtttatccataacggggtactgaaaggataagtttCTTCAAgagacttatttccaatagagtactaaatagataaacataatTATGGCAAAGTCTCATatagataagcttcttcaggaagcttattttcaaattaaaaccttactaggaaaaatccggtgggaaaaaatcctagtgaaggaaaaagagtacacatatttagtaatacgcataacTAGTTATCTCATTAAAACctttataaggaaaaccctgtggaaaaaaccttagtaagggaaaaatagtatagcgcgtattttactccccctcataaaaaccttgtttcaaatatttgagtctctgcATTGTAATcatgtataccatcttctcaaaagttaaagttggcaaagatttagtgaataaatatgCCGGATTGACACTTGAAcagatttgttgcacatcaatgtcaccatttttctgaaaatCATGTgtatagaataattttggtgaaatgtgcttcgttctatctccttttataaaacctccctttaattgggctatgcatgcagcattatcttcgtataaaattgtggatcttttatcacatttcaaaccacatttttcttgaataaaatgaatcagaTCTCAATCACACGCactccctacttgcttcatgaatagctattatctcagcatgatttgaagaagtagcaataatagattgctttgtggagcgccatgatatggcagtacctccacatgtaaacacgtacccggtttaagatcgagctttatgtggatcagataaataacatgcatctgcataaccaacaagatctgcactacctttgttaaaataaaataaacccatatcaagtGTTTCCTTTAAATATCGTAATATATGCTTAATCTCGTTCCAATGTCTctgtgtaggagaagagctatatcttgctagtaaattaacagaaaatgttatgtcaggccttgtagcattagcaagatacataagtgcaccaattgcactaagataaggtatttcgggaccaaggagttcctcatcctcttctggaggtcggaacaaattattattcacttcaagtgatcgaacaaccattggtgtactcaatgggtgcgctttgtccatgtaaaagcgttttaagaccctttatgtataggtagattgatggataaagatcacGTCTGCTAtatattcaatttgcagaccaaaataaagttttgtctttccaagatctttcatctcaaattctttcttaagatattcaattgccttttggagctcttctcgaGTTActacaagatttatgtcatcaacataaacaacaagtataacaaattctgatgccattttctttataaaaatacatagacaaataacatcatttatgtaaccctctttaagcaaatattcactgaggcaaTTATACCACATACGCCCAGATTTCTTTAAACCATACAAAAATCTTTATAATCTGATTGAATATATTTCCCGAGATTTTGGATTCGCTTCAGGCATTTTAAGTCCTTCgggaattttcatataaatttcattatcaagtgaactgtacagataagctgtaactacatccattagatacatttcaagcttttcatgtagtgctaaactgatgagatatcgaaatgttatggcatccataacaggtgaatatgtttcatcaaaatcgactccaggccgttgtgagaatccttgtgcgacaaggcgagctttgtatctttcaatttcatttttatcattcctttttcgcacaaaaatccatttatgaccaactggttttataccagtaggtgtttggactactggtccaaagacctctcttttagcaagtacGTTCAATTCtaattgaattgcctcttgccattttagccaatcagatctttttcgacattcttcgacagatcgaggtttaagatcctcactatcttgcataatgttaagtgcaacattatatgcaaaaatattatccaccactatttcagatcaaTATAAATTAATCCCTTCACcggtagaacttattaaaagcttctcactcacttgagtctcgggttcattgatttcttcagaaatctcagaactaatcagatcttggatCTCTTCTggggatcccttcatagtatcgttttgatcatttgttgttttttttttcgaggatttcgatccttagaacccaaaggtctaccacgcttcaggcgtcctttaggttcactagctctcatgctagtagatggttcTGGTGGGACATccattcggataggcacattctttgtagggatatgtgacttagttatcattttcaaatcagtaaacgcATCtgacatttgatttgctatattttttaaatgaatgatcttctggacctcctgattacatataggggtacgtggatcaaaatgggataatgatgaaacttttcacataatttctcttttgatttccttttt
This DNA window, taken from Nicotiana tabacum cultivar K326 chromosome 4, ASM71507v2, whole genome shotgun sequence, encodes the following:
- the LOC107767393 gene encoding uncharacterized protein LOC107767393 isoform X2, with amino-acid sequence MQIVRRLSINLFKRVVDGASNSVRGKSYAASTVPSDLAAVKRQRKRVSKDERKAMVEAFVNKYRAMNGGKFPPTKKAMKEVGGSYYTIKRLVQELQYNSKMPVEHKVTVVKEASAGEAATRKDKLLTKVEETLSIATALKHGECEDGPLRNGISLEKEFTQNRKTSPELKEILSDRQAVDVGISQEAQPLTIDGDTNSNYEAGAKPQTPIAAEKSFLQEMSRISGSDNKDAAAQVLEPELETFSHSEEPETNIKQKVSTMETFKFDGLKLTDEKKRSPELEEPTRELSNEHKADTQAESNSSMWRNLKSLAAGILNMWRKQ
- the LOC107767393 gene encoding uncharacterized protein LOC107767393 isoform X3 yields the protein MKGKQWWKLLLTSIISFSLLFRYRAMNGGKFPPTKKAMKEVGGSYYTIKRLVQELQYNSKMPVEHKVTVVKEASAGEAATRKDKLLTKVEETLSIATALKHGECEDGPLRNGISLEKEFTQNRKTSPELKEILSDRQAVDVGISQEAQPLTIDGDTNSNYEAGAKPQTPIAAEKSFLQEMSRISGSDNKDAAAQVLEPELETFSHSEEPETNIKQKVSTMETFKFDGLKLTDEKKRSPELEEPTRSAEKANQRELSNEHKADTQAESNSSMWRNLKSLAAGILNMWRKQ
- the LOC107767393 gene encoding uncharacterized protein LOC107767393 isoform X1, with the translated sequence MQIVRRLSINLFKRVVDGASNSVRGKSYAASTVPSDLAAVKRQRKRVSKDERKAMVEAFVNKYRAMNGGKFPPTKKAMKEVGGSYYTIKRLVQELQYNSKMPVEHKVTVVKEASAGEAATRKDKLLTKVEETLSIATALKHGECEDGPLRNGISLEKEFTQNRKTSPELKEILSDRQAVDVGISQEAQPLTIDGDTNSNYEAGAKPQTPIAAEKSFLQEMSRISGSDNKDAAAQVLEPELETFSHSEEPETNIKQKVSTMETFKFDGLKLTDEKKRSPELEEPTRSAEKANQRELSNEHKADTQAESNSSMWRNLKSLAAGILNMWRKQ